The following proteins are encoded in a genomic region of Syngnathoides biaculeatus isolate LvHL_M chromosome 15, ASM1980259v1, whole genome shotgun sequence:
- the LOC133513324 gene encoding titin-like isoform X1, whose translation MVPPPSHIAVQEEVALALPSHVAVQEEVALTPPSHVAVQEEVTLTPPSHVAVQEEVTLTPPSHVAVQEEVALTPPSHVAVQEEVALTPPSHVAVQEEVAMSPPPSHVAAQEEVAISPPPSHVPVQEYQQRPVRGRPTPLSRQELGSSVEPPRSWRDFGMAVMVAVMALVLLSVILFAPEGSQPLHDLASLVTNPRRPPDQASVATSPWSSRNHGVGGSRPEKWPASVWFLLRRLVPHRGRPPESPRGDPGALRPGRPPDLSTRKPCVWWPGWPPDWGSGGGGGRALLRIPLLPTPACVNYCLFLLFRHVWEPCL comes from the coding sequence atggtgccgccgccttctcacattgctgtccaggaggaggtggcactggctctgccttctcacgttgctgtccaggaggaggtggcactgactccaccttctcacgttgctgtccaggaggaggtgacactgacgccgccttctcacgttgctgtccaggaggaggtgacactgacgccgccttctcacgttgctgtccaggaggaggtggcactgacgccgccttctcacgttgctgtccaggaggaggtggcactgacgccgccttctcacgttgctgtccaggaggaggtggcgatgtcgccgccgccttctcacgttgctgcccaggaggaggtggcgatatcgccgccgccttctcatgttcctgtccaggagtaccagcagcgaccggtccgcggccgtcccacgcccttgtctcgacaggagctggggagttctgtggagccaccccggagctggagagacttcgggatggctgtgatggtggcggtcatggctctggtccttctctccgtcatcctcttcgctcctgagggctcccagccacttcatgacctggcctcgttggtgaccaatccacggcggcctcctgaccaagcctcggtggcgaccagtccctggtcgtctcgcaaccacggcgtaggaggttctcgtccggagaagtggcctgcctcggtctggttcctgcttcgccgtttggttcctcacagaggtcgtccgcccgaatcgccccgtggggaccctggtgctttgcgtccgggtcgtcctcctgacctgtccacccggaaaccttgtgtttggtggcctggatggccaccagactggggttcggggggggggggggggcgtgccctcctccgaaTCCCCCTtctgcccacccctgcctgtgttaattattgtctgtttcttttgtttaggcacgtctgggagccgtgcctttga
- the LOC133513324 gene encoding uncharacterized protein LOC133513324 isoform X2: MSRSSTPVSLIDNPCVRRRPCPYVPVQEVAMVPPPSHIAVQEEVALALPSHVAVQEEVALTPPSHVAVQEEEEVALTPPSHVAVQEEVAMSPPPSHVAAQEEVAISPPPSHVPVQEYQQRPVRGRPTPLSRQELGSSVEPPRSWRDFGMAVMVAVMALVLLSVILFAPEGSQPLHDLASLVTNPRRPPDQASVATSPWSSRNHGVGGSRPEKWPASVWFLLRRLVPHRGRPPESPRGDPGALRPGRPPDLSTRKPCVWWPGWPPDWGSGGGGGRALLRIPLLPTPACVNYCLFLLFRHVWEPCL, translated from the exons atgtcccgttcgagtactcccgtatccctgatcgacaacccatgTGTACGGCGACGGCCatgtccatatgttcccgtccaggaggtggcgatggtgccgccgccttctcacattgctgtccaggaggaggtggcactggctctgccttctcacgttgctgtccaggaggaggtggcactgactccaccttctcacgttgctgtccaggaggag gaggaggtggcactgacgccgccttctcacgttgctgtccaggaggaggtggcgatgtcgccgccgccttctcacgttgctgcccaggaggaggtggcgatatcgccgccgccttctcatgttcctgtccaggagtaccagcagcgaccggtccgcggccgtcccacgcccttgtctcgacaggagctggggagttctgtggagccaccccggagctggagagacttcgggatggctgtgatggtggcggtcatggctctggtccttctctccgtcatcctcttcgctcctgagggctcccagccacttcatgacctggcctcgttggtgaccaatccacggcggcctcctgaccaagcctcggtggcgaccagtccctggtcgtctcgcaaccacggcgtaggaggttctcgtccggagaagtggcctgcctcggtctggttcctgcttcgccgtttggttcctcacagaggtcgtccgcccgaatcgccccgtggggaccctggtgctttgcgtccgggtcgtcctcctgacctgtccacccggaaaccttgtgtttggtggcctggatggccaccagactggggttcggggggggggggggggcgtgccctcctccgaaTCCCCCTtctgcccacccctgcctgtgttaattattgtctgtttcttttgtttaggcacgtctgggagccgtgcctttga